A window of the Schlesneria paludicola DSM 18645 genome harbors these coding sequences:
- a CDS encoding serine/threonine-protein kinase, which translates to MPFAESQFTDEDDSLLEAAIEAFARAWDESSTPPELHEYLELCDAPLRNSLAVELIKIDIEQRWQRGLRKLIEDYVREIPLLKGQITPQLLMEEFHARKLAGDDVSQHEFKERFPDQATLIDRMLIDNPLMQSTVPTNAKVAVELDLRPGQAIDDFDLLLTLGTGAFATVYLARQRSMQRIVAVKVSAEQGDEPQTLAQLDHNNIVRVYDQRSLPERGLRLLYMQYASGGTLASIIRTLSSIPKSEWNGQQFLRAIDQALDARGESASPESSVRRKVAGMNWPQVVCWIGAQLGRALDYAHRQGVLHRDLKPANVLLTSEGIPKLADFNISFSKNVEGSSATAHFGGSLSYMSPEQLEAIDPRHSRTADSLDGRSDLYSLGVLVWELWTGNLPFPDDLDRSGQFPALKKMVARRQRGVIGGTEAEPRQARAVHHALRQCLMPDIENRFQSGLEFAREMELCLQPDAKELLTPAVNGWKAWVRRFPLVTVTMLTLIPNLVGAVFNFMYNRGIILDRLPDAEPTFMRIQAIINSIVFPVGILSAGWLAGSVAKATYIGRQGRLPAVELAEQRRRCLKLGNVAAAVGLTLWLLAAPAYPIALHAMLGAVPIEIYGHFVSSLTICGLIAAAYPFFGVSLVVVRCFYPSLIDWESMSDADRASLKRLTHQTWIYLILAASVPMVSIAILVVTQPSLRGALMVLACGGVLGYGIAVTAFRMVHADLNTLVRAIWRDEN; encoded by the coding sequence GTGCCCTTTGCGGAATCTCAGTTCACCGACGAAGACGATTCGCTGCTCGAAGCGGCGATTGAAGCGTTCGCGCGGGCGTGGGACGAATCATCGACGCCCCCTGAACTTCACGAATATCTCGAACTGTGCGATGCGCCACTGCGAAATTCACTCGCCGTCGAACTGATTAAGATCGATATCGAGCAACGCTGGCAGCGGGGTCTTCGCAAGTTGATCGAAGACTATGTCCGCGAAATTCCCTTGCTGAAGGGACAAATTACCCCGCAACTGCTGATGGAAGAGTTTCACGCACGGAAGCTCGCGGGAGATGATGTCAGTCAGCATGAGTTTAAAGAGCGATTTCCGGATCAGGCGACATTGATCGATCGAATGCTGATCGACAACCCGCTGATGCAATCTACGGTCCCGACGAATGCGAAGGTCGCGGTCGAACTGGATCTGCGGCCCGGTCAAGCCATCGATGACTTTGATCTGTTATTGACGCTGGGGACAGGTGCGTTTGCGACGGTGTATCTCGCCCGACAGCGCTCCATGCAGCGAATCGTCGCAGTCAAGGTCTCGGCCGAACAAGGGGATGAACCGCAGACGCTGGCGCAACTCGATCACAACAATATTGTGCGAGTCTATGATCAACGGTCCTTGCCCGAACGTGGCCTGAGGTTGCTGTATATGCAATATGCCTCAGGCGGAACGCTCGCCAGCATCATTCGAACCTTGAGTTCGATTCCCAAGTCAGAATGGAACGGACAACAATTTTTGCGGGCCATCGATCAGGCACTCGACGCACGCGGCGAATCCGCGTCACCTGAATCGAGTGTCCGGCGGAAAGTGGCTGGAATGAACTGGCCGCAGGTGGTTTGCTGGATCGGCGCCCAATTGGGACGGGCCCTGGACTATGCACATCGCCAAGGCGTCCTCCATCGAGACCTGAAGCCCGCCAATGTGCTCCTGACATCCGAAGGAATTCCCAAGCTGGCGGACTTCAACATCAGCTTCAGCAAGAACGTGGAAGGATCGTCGGCGACGGCCCATTTTGGCGGAAGTCTGTCGTATATGTCGCCGGAGCAGTTGGAAGCAATCGATCCGCGGCATTCCCGAACGGCAGACAGTCTCGATGGCCGTAGTGATCTGTATTCTCTGGGGGTCCTCGTCTGGGAACTATGGACGGGCAACCTGCCGTTTCCGGATGACCTGGATCGTTCAGGGCAATTCCCCGCGCTGAAAAAGATGGTCGCACGCCGACAACGAGGCGTGATTGGAGGCACAGAGGCTGAGCCACGCCAGGCACGCGCCGTCCATCACGCGTTACGGCAGTGTCTGATGCCCGACATCGAGAATCGCTTTCAATCAGGACTGGAATTCGCACGCGAAATGGAACTGTGCCTGCAGCCCGACGCCAAGGAGTTGCTCACCCCCGCGGTGAACGGCTGGAAAGCATGGGTCCGTCGATTCCCCTTGGTGACGGTCACCATGCTGACCCTGATCCCCAATCTGGTTGGGGCCGTATTTAACTTCATGTACAACCGCGGAATCATTCTCGACCGGCTGCCCGATGCCGAACCGACATTCATGCGAATCCAGGCGATCATCAATTCGATCGTGTTTCCGGTAGGCATTTTGAGCGCCGGCTGGCTGGCAGGTTCGGTCGCCAAGGCAACCTACATCGGCAGACAGGGCCGACTGCCGGCAGTAGAACTGGCAGAGCAACGGCGACGGTGCCTGAAGCTCGGAAATGTGGCAGCGGCGGTAGGGCTGACCCTGTGGCTGCTAGCGGCCCCTGCATATCCCATTGCGCTGCATGCAATGCTGGGGGCAGTTCCGATCGAAATCTATGGACATTTTGTGAGCTCGTTGACCATCTGCGGATTGATCGCCGCCGCGTACCCGTTCTTCGGCGTCTCACTGGTTGTCGTCCGTTGTTTTTACCCTTCGCTGATCGATTGGGAATCGATGAGTGACGCGGATCGCGCCAGTTTGAAACGACTGACACATCAAACGTGGATCTACCTGATTCTCGCGGCGTCTGTTCCAATGGTTTCGATCGCGATTCTCGTGGTGACGCAGCCGAGTCTGCGTGGGGCGCTGATGGTTCTGGCCTGCGGCGGTGTGTTGGGATACGGAATCGCCGTCACCGCCTTTCGCATGGTTCACGCCGATCTCAACACCCTGGTTCGAGCGATCTGGCGAGACGAGAACTGA
- a CDS encoding sigma-70 family RNA polymerase sigma factor: MSDSEDIPCCSNRDELARFIESRRPQLLAYIQHNLGPALRKKLEVEDILQEVVLAALNSLQAFAVQGRDPFKLLCQMAEQRIIDAHRHHVAAQKRAVDREVSIDGAVGDGEPVGLIKMLVASMTSPSQAFSRAQKELRLQEVLSLLPDEQREVLRLRYVEGLPTKSVAEQLGKSDGAIRVLLTRTLAKLQRMLGDESSVE; this comes from the coding sequence ATGAGTGATTCAGAAGACATCCCCTGTTGTTCAAACCGCGATGAACTTGCGCGATTCATTGAGTCGCGTCGACCACAGCTATTGGCTTACATCCAGCACAATCTTGGACCAGCACTACGAAAGAAACTGGAGGTCGAAGACATTCTGCAGGAAGTGGTCCTGGCTGCGCTCAACTCTCTACAGGCGTTTGCTGTTCAAGGACGCGATCCGTTCAAGTTGCTGTGCCAGATGGCCGAGCAACGCATCATTGATGCACATCGGCATCATGTGGCCGCACAAAAACGGGCCGTCGATCGCGAAGTGTCGATCGACGGGGCGGTTGGAGACGGTGAACCGGTCGGGCTGATCAAGATGCTGGTGGCCAGTATGACGTCGCCGAGCCAGGCATTCTCACGCGCTCAGAAGGAACTGCGGTTGCAAGAAGTCTTGAGCCTTCTGCCGGACGAGCAGCGAGAAGTGCTGCGACTGCGGTATGTGGAAGGTCTGCCGACCAAAAGTGTTGCGGAACAACTGGGGAAATCGGATGGGGCCATTCGCGTCCTGCTCACGCGTACGCTTGCGAAGTTGCAGCGAATGCTGGGGGACGAAAGTTCGGTCGAGTGA
- a CDS encoding prenyltransferase/squalene oxidase repeat-containing protein, whose amino-acid sequence MKMRQSPTREWFLLPLLVAAGFSRLCVGEDRTLSSELLTREQWRQLDQSVDRGLDFLATQQGRDGSFTGPPTGQPGITSLCVLAFLSRGHLPNEGPYGKALNRAIQFVLSQQQENGLIFDLPIENRTWADERHKTSIYNHAISGLMLTEVYGMTQGNDSEPMAETIRSALKFTRQQQTRRKMNKHDKGGWRYLVMDSVSQNDSDLSVTAWQVMFLRSARNAEFDVPVEYIQDAMEYVRRAYVPSDGSFSYGHRNVRDQITRAMVGGGILLLSLSGEHDSEMARSGGRWLLERPFDRYNRFVHNSERYHYSAYYCSQAMFQLGGEYWAGFFPTLMTTQLDNQQPDGSWSAESNRDGQYGNVYTTALSVLSLTPPYQILPIYQR is encoded by the coding sequence ATGAAAATGCGACAGTCCCCAACCCGTGAATGGTTCCTGCTGCCGCTTCTCGTGGCAGCAGGCTTTTCGCGGTTGTGTGTCGGTGAGGATCGAACACTTTCGAGTGAATTGCTGACTCGTGAACAATGGCGGCAGTTGGATCAATCCGTCGATCGCGGGTTGGACTTTCTGGCGACGCAGCAGGGCCGCGATGGCTCGTTTACAGGGCCGCCGACCGGGCAACCGGGAATTACCTCATTATGCGTGCTGGCATTCCTCTCGCGCGGGCACCTGCCCAACGAGGGTCCCTACGGAAAAGCGCTCAATCGCGCCATTCAGTTCGTACTCAGTCAGCAACAAGAGAACGGCCTGATCTTCGACCTGCCGATCGAAAATCGGACATGGGCCGACGAGCGACACAAGACCAGTATCTACAATCACGCCATTTCCGGATTGATGCTGACGGAGGTTTACGGCATGACCCAAGGAAATGACTCCGAGCCGATGGCGGAGACGATCCGCTCCGCCCTGAAGTTTACTCGTCAGCAGCAAACCCGGCGGAAAATGAACAAACACGACAAGGGTGGCTGGCGTTATCTGGTCATGGATTCCGTCAGCCAGAACGATTCCGATTTGTCGGTGACCGCGTGGCAGGTCATGTTTCTTCGATCCGCCCGGAATGCCGAATTCGATGTGCCGGTCGAATACATCCAAGACGCGATGGAGTATGTCCGTCGCGCCTACGTGCCATCGGATGGATCATTCTCTTATGGGCATCGCAACGTCCGGGATCAAATCACGCGAGCCATGGTCGGTGGAGGAATCCTGTTGCTCTCGCTTAGCGGCGAACATGACAGTGAAATGGCCAGATCCGGCGGAAGATGGCTGCTGGAGCGTCCATTCGATCGATATAACCGCTTTGTCCACAATTCCGAGCGATATCACTATAGCGCCTATTACTGCAGCCAGGCCATGTTTCAACTGGGTGGCGAATACTGGGCCGGTTTTTTTCCAACGTTGATGACGACCCAGTTGGACAACCAGCAACCAGACGGATCATGGTCGGCGGAATCGAATCGTGACGGGCAATACGGCAACGTCTACACGACGGCACTCAGTGTGCTGTCATTGACGCCCCCCTATCAGATCCTGCCGATCTACCAGCGTTGA